A window of Magallana gigas chromosome 8, xbMagGiga1.1, whole genome shotgun sequence genomic DNA:
catgtattgataatttAATACTCAACTATAATGTGGTAGTTCTTAATTATCCGTagaatcataaatattttcacaTTGTTTTCCAATATATGTAGCACTGTGTTTTCAGCTAATCAAATAAACATGGAATGCATTTATTTTCTGATTGTAGGCACAGCTTATAGGTTTTTTCTTGTTTGGGAGTGCTTTAGAGTTGTGTGCAGTCCATATCTGTAAACTTTTACAATTCAATATGGTACCTCTGCCATCTGGCCCGTAAGTTCATCAGCATCATATGGAAAAACTTTATTTACTGACACTCCcaaaaattatgtatatttttggcATCAAAATTAAATGGACTTATTATGTCTAATATCTCATTTTATGGCTTCACATACaagtaaaaattctttatttttttttgcagattgTGCTTTATTTACCCACTTTTTGTACCTTATTTTATGGATATTCCAAGAATAGAATTGGGAAATGTTCTAGGAATTCCTATGACTGGAAAGTCATTCCAGTATTTTCTGGGACTGcaggtaaaaaaacaaaattttcagttttaataaagtttatttatgtatttgaCCTACGATAAACTTATTCTGCTGTTCAACTGTAAAGGAAACTGTTTACagtagatatacatgtactattatatATTAGCCCTTTACTTTTCTTGCACTTCCTTGTCATTGGTTCACATGCATTTCATATTataataaagtacattgtatctaaaatcatttgttgataaataaataacttaaaaGAAGTTGGAACTTATGGGTTAATTAGATGTGTGTGTAAGGCATAAAATTACATGAGAAATATCATATAATTCATATAGACTGTTGATACATTGCTCTCATTTCCTCCTCTTCTTCTGTATATAATGAACTGCTTTAATACTGAATCATCAGGACCTCTACATATTTTGTGACCCACATTATCTTCATTTTGAGTGCAAAGTATATATCCTGAAAATATTATCTTGTATACATACATCATAGAGATAAAGTTGAAAGCAGATTTTTTCAAgcaaaaattctgaaaattattatttctttagTTGGATCTCAGGAGAGAGTTAAATAGCTAACTATATCATacacatttaacaaaaaagGGAGTGTCAAATAAATACCTTTTATTGAACAGGTTGCCAGTGGTTCTCTGGAGACAATCATAGTAGCAGTTTGTGGAATAGTGAGTATAAAAGATGGATCAATCAATCAGCCAATTAATCAGTCCAATCAACCAATCaattaatcaatcaatcatgATGGATAagcttttatacatgtattgcatgttGTACAGTGTAATATGTGAAGTCACAAAGTGGTTGGTCTTGCACTTTTTTCTCAACCTTCATACATATTTGTACTAAACCACAAGCCtctgaatttctatcaataagctGTTAAATGTGGGGGAAGAGtgagatatatacatgtaccctatctatatacaattgtatttatataaagataGGGTATATATCtcgctatatacatgtaccctatctatatacaaatgtatctaTCTCACTCTTCCCCTACATTTAACggcttattgatagaaattcagaGGCCTGTGACTAAATCAATGCCAAAGCAAGTTGctaaatcaataattcaaaatgttattgTAGATATCTGGCATTTTGTGGcgaaagaactttttaaaaatacagcaGCTAATTGTGATACCAAACACGGTAGCTAGTATAGTGCATAAAGTGTTTGgcagattcattgaatctgcGGAGCCTAAAGACTCTGTGCTCCCAATGGGAGCCACACTGGAGCTGCAGAGACAGGAAAGGATGGACCAGATAGAACAGCAGGTCCTGTTACAGTCCATACGTGATCAAGGGCCGCTCTACAATCCCAATCAGGGGGCAGCTTATAATCCCAATCAGGTATACCGGTATTGCTATTTTACAAATAACCCCCAAAATTTGAAAGGCCTTAGGCACTCTCCCATAGTGTGAAATATTACAGCACAGAttgatttttttgcaattttgaattgaaatgaaaatactgtacaatgaaaggaaaatatttgatttttccctgcaattaaataaaaaaaatcaaactgagttattccccttttcaaatCATATAAAATACGTGCCTGCCacattatatagaaaaaaaatgccaaGAGAAAGGAAAATTTTATTCTGTTTGCCTGAAAAGGACAAACTAAGGTGTTTTTTTCAGTTAAgagtatataactatatatgcCAGCTATCTACTGCACAATAATACGATTCAATCTTTTTGTATCAGAATGGCCCAGGATTGTTTGGAGCTTTGAATGATGAGATACCATATGCAGATCTTGATGAAGGACTTAGGCACAGAAATGTTCCAGCACCAGATCCACCATCTGATGAGCAGGTAGGTGACAGATGACACAaacaatatacatatgtatacagCAAGATTTAACCAAAGCACATAATACACAAAATACACAGTAATGCCCCAATAAACATGTATGATGCAATCACAAGAAGCAAAGTAAACCAATTTTCAGCACAATAATACAtagccatgtacatgtatacccagTACAGCAAGATATCAGTATATCCAATGCACAAcacaaaaaatacaatacaacCCAAGGTACATAGAGCAATCAATAGACAGAAAGTTAACGAATTCAAATCATATTACACAGCAGTTCAGTGTAAATCAATGTACAACACAAACAATGCAGAAGATTGTATACCAATACATAATTCAGTAAATACATTTACACATGTATAAAAAGTTAagtacataatatatattccCAATGCATAGCACAATTGTCACAAAACTGCACAGCATCATAGACATCTCCATAACTTTAATACATGTCATTACACAGTGCATGTATGATAAACTCAATACACAATATCATGCCAATATATGGCATAATCAATCTGTACTCTAATATGGGAACATTCTGATTTTCCAATCAGTTATAAATACACATCTACAGTTTTAAAGTTATTAATGGAGATAGGTGTTCAAGTTTGATAAATGCATTATTCAACTACtttattacattacatttaTTACAATTCACTTATTACATTACATTTATTACAACTACGTTCTATTGCAGATCCAGCAGCTGGTTGACATGGGATTTACGGAGGAGAGAGTCCGAAGAGCTCTGCTTATGTCTCACAATGACCTCAACAACGCCACAAACTTTCTGCTCCAAGAGTCTTTGTGAAAGGCGACAGTGGTTTATCAGTGTGCTACAGACCGTAACCAAAGACAAATGtttacaaagaatattttagTGAAATCAGCAACTGTTTTGTTTGGGAAGGTTGAAGATATCTAAAAGtgacatacaatatatacatgtacaagaagaGTTATTACCCCTCAACAGTTAAATGTACTGGCACATGTAATGCAcatgtaaaaatcaatgtaccggtacatgaacCCTCTAAATCCAATTTACAGTgaaacattcatatttttatttaatcatgtttgtaaagaaaaagttattttttggtCAGTGCCTGGTTAAACtgctttttctttattttttaaaaacttcattcaaatacatgtgtataaccATCTCACACTTCCAAAAGTGAATCGGTAAATGTATGATTGTGAATATTTCACTGAAAGCAATGTTGTTCAGGAGGATGTTCCAAAATTTTGTTGTAATCATGTCTTAAAGTTGATGCATTTAATACCTCTATTGGTATATAATGCACATGAAACTGACATGTACAAGTTGTATATTTAGCTTACCTGTTGATGTTCCAGATTTGCAAAGCTATATTTCTAGTCTCTGTAAATTCTGAATGTTATCTCCTGTGTTTCCTGTTTCCACTTGTCTGCATATCTCCTGTCAGATGGACTTTATTAATTTCTCTCAAATGAAATATGGGCTGTTACATGCAACTGCTTTAAACTTTTCCCCTGTGATTTTTCATTGCATCCCTCTATCTGGTCTggactactgtggaatcattaaaattgatagggccaattttcgtggattgtagGTTTTCTTGCTTATGCGCAGAAATGTGATTTTGTGAATGCgccagttttcagtttcagtcaGAAAACTAactctttaaaatttgttttcgtcaaggatgtaaattcgtggcgtAGAGCTACCCTTgaataccatgaaaattgagccaccatgaattctaatgattccatagtatattttataaggaaagtaaaagagatataatttttttttttacattgtctGAGTtgacatttctttgttttattctgCAAGTGTATAGAGCTTggtttaaagctgaacaccgttCTTAAATAGTCACCATCACAcaggtatataaacccttcggtTTTGTTTCACctgattgcacacctgaaactgGTCGACGTGTAGTactatatattccttattttacgcgagtactaaATTCCGCGATTCAGTGGTTTTCCATCAAagcgcgagaacataaaatcgcgaaagCTGAAATTTTATCATTGTTTCATGTAGTTCACATTTGTCCAAAAACTAAAAGCGAGGTTTTAATGTTTGCGAGACgagcttctcgcgattttacacgGAAtataattcctcgcgtttaattaggaatttacagtattcctTTCGTTGTCTTTGGAATTTATGCATTTGTTTCTTAATTTTGTGCAAATTCTGTTTATTAATGTGTAATGCgttgaccttttatttgatgttagtatttcCCTGGCttaaaaaaagtgcaaaaaatttgataatttcatcacaACCAAACCACTGTGAGGCATGATGTATGTACGTCCACATAGGTGATACCTCAACGGCAAAATGCTTTAAACTGTTAATAAGAGGGATGCGGCTTATAAAGGGGTTGTGGTGATAGTCGTGATAAAGTAGAAATATGGCGGaaagtgcctatttacgagtgGTGTTCAGCTTCCATTTCAAAGCCTTATAACTATTAAACTgcaagataaatacatgtagaatacaTGGTCACAAGGACCACTGAGGAGTGTGAGATCTGCGATATTGATTCCTATGATGAACCTGAGGGCTCTAGACTGATGTCCGTCAACTTGtttataattaatgaaaactatcgtatactttttatattatctttttgttgtatttttaagCTTATCCATGCAACCAATCATTCAATGcatcttgaaataaaataggAAGAAAGTactagtacattgtacatgtactgtacatgtattaaggtggctcactacaccatgaaatattttctcaaatcagcagaaaattacttaattaccgtatgataaatatcataatggataagaagatatttaagtcaaataggcaaaaaaatgtgcaattttggataaaaaattacattttcgaaaatttaattcagtaaccATGagcaaaagctccaggcggattcgaactcgtgatctgcggttcagaagcccaatacttcaACAACTGAACTACGAAGCTATACAACCCAATCAAATGAGTTTAACACAACATtaaaatcgccatcttgtgacagagtgtcttaaaaagtacaagtctaggtgtagtgaggtacttTAAGCATGGGGAGAGATCACGTGCGTTACCAATTCTTagtacaaataaagaaaaataaagactgATTCAGCACCACTTTGCCATCATTACCATTGGTATTTCTGCTAATGCCCATGAAACGTGGAACAATTTTGAAATCCATTAATTTGACAAGTTATATTCTCCTTCCCCTATAAACATGTTCAGAAGCAATGTATCAAATTTGATAAAGATTTAAATTGGCCATTTACCGTATATAATTATTGGAcatattcttatttttatccTTTACttacagacacagagagagagaaagagagagatcaATATAGACAAAATGAAAGAACATAACGTTCAAAGTATATAAAGTAGAAGTCACAGGGTATCGAGGATCCTTAATTGTCAAAGACTCAAACTTCCTTATCTCCATACTCCACCCTTAGTGTTTTAGACAATCCATAtgtcaaaaaatgtaaataatgggGAAGAACTATACTTGTTTGAGATATGATTTATTTAGAGTACAAATTGAAGATAAGTATCACCATggatataaaataaacaaatacaccTACAACTACTCTCTAGATAAACTTGAACACAACTGAAATAACATAACGTGGGCCACATGTATTGAGGTAGAAAATGCATGCAAGAGTCTCcacttaattttaaaacaatgatttatcaTCACTGTATTGATTTGCTCTTATATTTCCTTTCAAATGCTGCCACATCAAACTTCCTCTTGCATCCAGCATAATTCATGTAGCGGATTTTCCCAAAAATGTCTCGCTCTTTCCAGCCTTGGTCGTGAATTCCACAAATGGACCACATACAACCTGTATTGATCCGAAAAATATAAATTAGTCTAAACGTCATcaagattttatctttaaaatggaGGAGTGGTTGACTTTAACCTTGTAATCTTTATGTACCGTATACATCaataattagaatttttaaaaattaacccACTTCTATTAACTAAAGGTGATATGAAAATGAACACTTCGATGCACAGTAAGTCTCGCATCGCACTTGCCATTCTTTCTAACAGAATTTGAACGTTTACAAGTACCTCAGTACTGAATAAGGACAAGGCAAGGAAATTCTTACCAACATAACCATTGGGGTCCCTTCCATCCAGTGAGTATTTATCATTGAGGTAGATGGCAGTTTCTAAGGCAACTTTTGGACTTGGAGTCCACTCCAAAATCTTCTTGGCCCAATACATTCTGAGGAACCCATGCATTTTACCCTCCAGAACCATCTGTTTCTGTTTAGGATTTAAaccaatattttgttaaatgcaGAATCCTTACTACATGTAGCAAGTGCATTTAAAGGAAATGCAAATACATGTGATATGAATGTAggacagttacatgtatgtgaagATAAGGACAAAATCAAATACTGtgaaccaacttttattcatgtgCGAGAAATTTGCGTGATTCGCGAAAGCATTGTCATTGCTGGTCACAGCTTATACACTATGAAGTACCTGGGCAGCATTCCACAAATCATCATGAGTCTTGGCAAACTCCAGCTGTTCCTTGGTATACACATACTTTCTCTCATCATCTGCATGGACTTTGAGTGTTTGTTTGGCCCAGTCGTATGCTCCTGTTATTAAAGTGAATAGTAATAATTAAGTTAACCTCCCATCGAAcatcttattacatgtaacacattCAATGAGTTCAAGACCTAGATGTGTTGACAAATTACCATCAATGGAGTCAtagtttttattataaaagCAGAAGTTGTCGGACAATTCGCGTCGTATGATGGCCTCCTCTATGTAGGACTCAACAGATTCTTTGTATTTACTGCGATACTGACGGACCGTCAGAATGCACCTCTGAACAGAGATCTGacctatgaaaaaaaaaacattgacatGTTGCCACAAAAAACCATCTAATGaataacattgaaattaatgttaccAATTACCAGAAGAAGGCATGTTGTCTTAATTAGTAATTgctaattaattttttgattgtTGAAAGctaaatttctaaaatttatttgaataataaaaccTCATATTGCCATTGTGAAACATGTTACCAAATTTGATCCAAGGTGAGAGGTTGCTGAGGGCATTTTTGTTTGGATTATTCCTGTCGGAACCAAAGTACTTGAGTCGCTCATGGCAGAAGGACTCCAGCATGTTCAGTCCGGCTGTACTTCCTGGGACGGCCCAGTCCACCTCTGTAACCTTACGATCCACCTCCAAGCTGTCCTCGGCTTTGGACCAATCAACTGGCTGTAATGAAAGTTGTCGGCAACTGAATCAGACCACTTACTGATTCTAATATGTACTAGTAGTCAACaaagttcaaataaaattgCCTTTCATAATTTTGACTTAAACCTTCAATTACAGAAAAATTAAGCTCAGACCATTGTTAAAAATGAACATGAATGCATTATAACTTTCATGATGCACATATTTACCTGAGATGCTGCCTTTGGTTTGTGTGGGTGTTTAGAGACCGGAGGGAATTCCGTCAAGTACTGGCTCAGCTGACTGTGAATCTTGTTCCGGATTGTCCTGGCTCCATACTCCAGTTTGGGTGAAGCCTCCCAGCATGGCACTACATTGTGAGCATCCACCTGAAAGACATTACATTGGTTTCTCATGAATATAGATTGATTTGCAATGGGTTGATTTCATTAgcaatgtttttattgaaacaaaGTCTTTGATAGTAAGCAAGTTGTTTCTCTACTAAACTTAACGGACTTTAAACTTTTAGATTGCCAACTTCATAATACTATTGCATATCAACAGATCGATTAAAAACTAGATACATTCAAATTTATGACctcaaataatgaaaatatcagaTATGGATATGAAGTATAGTATGTGGGCCCTACCTGACACAAGGGGATGTCTGAGGGCAGAGCCTTTGAGACCCCAGACACCCACTCTGCTGGCACCCTCAGGGGAGAGAAGTCCGTGATTACTCCTCCAATCTGGTGATCTTTTACAAATGAAGGCAGTACATCCTTAGCATGTCCAATCAATAGATGAAAAGATATGCCCAGCTCTTGACATTCCTACAAAACaaaatgacttttaaaaatttaaatatggcACATTAGCATACATTACTGGCATTTCTTTCTTGAATGTGCATTGGTTTAACATAAGTTGAAAAATTCTGACACTGTAATTgtcttcaaattaaattttttttacatcatcaatcattcattaaaaaaatatcatctatGTCTTATGTATATTCTATATGTATGTCGTATGATAACCTTTACCTTCTCAACTTCTTCTAGTCCCTTCAGAATAAACCTGTAATGTCGGATGGTGGCATCCAGAAACTTTGGAACCAGACAAAAGCAAACGTGAAGGGGTACCTCCATCTTGAGGGCAAGTCTCTGGGCATACAGCATCGCCCAATTATCTGATAAATTGGGTCAAGAAAACacctgttatatatatatacacaaaatataacatgtaaaatttCAGTAAATGATTTTTGTTACCTATTAATGAATTAACATGAATTACCTTTTCTTTGCACATGACCTCATTCATTTACATTCATTCATGGACAGTCATCAAAACTTACAATATTTCTTGTTAATGTACTGAAAATTCTCACCCTGAACTCTCTGGTCCCTTGACATCCAGTACACAACCCCATTCTTCCCATCAGGGAAATCTTGAACTTTGGACAACACTTTAATTCTCTTCTTGTTGAATTTGAATTCGGCTACAGACTCGCAGAGTTTCTTGCGGGACTCAGTGATCTGTTTTATTAGGccgttttgaccttgaccttggcTGTCCGTGACCTCAGTCTTCTGTTTCTTTGAACTCTCCTTCGCCGACTCTTCTGTGTCAGCTTTCCTTTTACTCTTCTTTTTATCAGACATTTTTCTTACTCCAAGATAATAGCAATGAGCATTCCAATAAACCGTTGGGTAAGAGTAGGACAAATCACTTATACAAAAAGGATTTCTTCTGAAAGGCTCCAAATGTTTTGGAGGCAAAAATGCAGCTTTCAATGAGAAGGTTCTTCTGCAAGATTTGGATGTTGAATGGGTATGAGTGTATCGGAAGGTCCTCAGTGCTCTAATCCTGAAATGACAATATATTTCATCCATATTCTATGCAGACAGGCATAACTTTGTAAACATTCCATGCATTATCCATCAtctgtatataatatattaatcgaatctttttatttcatattcatagGCACATTGCAACAAAATAAATTACCAGCACAACATAGACTATctcataggttttttttttttattaaaataaaaaaaaaaatcgagggAACCAAAcaccttttaaaattaaaccctCTTatcaggtccagtacaatctcttGACTTAGCTATATAGCCTAaaaaagctatatagctttataATCAAAATAGCTTGATAAAGCTATTTATGTgcagtttttgaagaaaatatttattgtaagaaATGGACAAAAAATCGCAATTAACTTGCTACTCATATTTGCACAATTAACCATTATAAACTTGACCACAATTAAAGATAGTTTTAACACTGCAGCTTTTAAACActtataagcaaaaaaaatatttccattgtTTGGGTAACTGTTTACCACTTTGTGTGCAATGAGGCGTGGATAAGTATGATTTCTTCtcattgtgataaattattaccaatcaattatCTTGTTAACCATAACTGAgctcctttatatttcattcaagaagtAACTGTGTGGTCATGAATCAGTTGCTAAGGAGACGCAAATTGATGAGTAATCTTTACATGCAATTGTTCACAGaacagttcaaagttgaaaactatCACTGGACTAAAGTgcgattttttatacataatgatataattacaaatttaagaaaaatgtatgacaaaatagCTACATGAAGCTAAACtgaatagcttaataaagctatttagcttattcaagctatatagctaaatctggagattgtactggacctgcgTATTACCAAATGTTTTTGACTATTACACTCTTTGGTGGAAAACAAATGAacttattattttgaaaatgagtttatctataacctttcatttatttaaaaaaaaatgcaattaattccactttaaaattatattagaaTTATATTAGAATGTTTCCTATAGAAGTCTTCTTTTAAGGAGATGTacatagtctaaaaatggccaagaCCATCAAGCAATCTTAATtcttatttgtttcattttgtagTGCTAAAATGTAATCACAGTGCTTGCATCGGGGTAATTGGCCTATTGAAATTATTcccgatttttttcatttgcaataGGCTGAAAAGCTGCACAGTTCTTCGATCTACCCTGGCCTTGTGTAGTGTGTATGATACACAACACAGTGTGTGGTAATATAATTTACAAAGGAATCTACAGAGTATaaacatttgcaaaaagaaGCACTCGATTTTTGATATGCATATTCAAATCATGTACATTAATTCGTGGTTAGACTTACATGGGCTGTGGAGAGCTTCGTCGTCCAAACGCTTTGTAGCTGTTTTACCAAACACACTCAACACGCGAAGTTGCATAACACATTTTCCCGCGTCTAGAGAGAATCCGAATGTATCACAACATCCGGTTAAGAAACCATGTGGATTGCATATTTTTGTGGATTTGATGGATTGGCGATTTTACGGAGATTAA
This region includes:
- the LOC105325071 gene encoding ubiquitin-associated domain-containing protein 2, translating into MWQLNSASGFYKAPVCKCILGASFLSSVLINFPLSQYRHLCVYDYSLIVEKHQLWRLITARVAFLDVKDLMIGSILFYYFRTFERRYGSRKFFAQLIGFFLFGSALELCAVHICKLLQFNMVPLPSGPLCFIYPLFVPYFMDIPRIELGNVLGIPMTGKSFQYFLGLQVASGSLETIIVAVCGIISGILWRKNFLKIQQLIVIPNTVASIVHKVFGRFIESAEPKDSVLPMGATLELQRQERMDQIEQQVLLQSIRDQGPLYNPNQGAAYNPNQNGPGLFGALNDEIPYADLDEGLRHRNVPAPDPPSDEQIQQLVDMGFTEERVRRALLMSHNDLNNATNFLLQESL
- the LOC105325072 gene encoding deoxyribodipyrimidine photo-lyase codes for the protein MIRALRTFRYTHTHSTSKSCRRTFSLKAAFLPPKHLEPFRRNPFCISDLSYSYPTVYWNAHCYYLGVRKMSDKKKSKRKADTEESAKESSKKQKTEVTDSQGQGQNGLIKQITESRKKLCESVAEFKFNKKRIKVLSKVQDFPDGKNGVVYWMSRDQRVQDNWAMLYAQRLALKMEVPLHVCFCLVPKFLDATIRHYRFILKGLEEVEKECQELGISFHLLIGHAKDVLPSFVKDHQIGGVITDFSPLRVPAEWVSGVSKALPSDIPLCQVDAHNVVPCWEASPKLEYGARTIRNKIHSQLSQYLTEFPPVSKHPHKPKAASQPVDWSKAEDSLEVDRKVTEVDWAVPGSTAGLNMLESFCHERLKYFGSDRNNPNKNALSNLSPWIKFGQISVQRCILTVRQYRSKYKESVESYIEEAIIRRELSDNFCFYNKNYDSIDGAYDWAKQTLKVHADDERKYVYTKEQLEFAKTHDDLWNAAQKQMVLEGKMHGFLRMYWAKKILEWTPSPKVALETAIYLNDKYSLDGRDPNGYVGCMWSICGIHDQGWKERDIFGKIRYMNYAGCKRKFDVAAFERKYKSKSIQ